The following coding sequences are from one Kwoniella dendrophila CBS 6074 chromosome 8, complete sequence window:
- a CDS encoding ATP synthase subunit beta, mitochondrial produces the protein MTLVSRSAIRLSRRGGQQLRNARANAAFFTTAANQASNVLPKFAASSSRVQIPKSTVNSARTYATPSNLQTGSIKTVIGAVVDVHFDSENLPPILNALDVQFAEGQEKPEGGRLVLEVAQHLGENTVRCIAMDGTGGLVRGQKVVDTGAPIKIPVGPATLGRIMNVIGQPIDQRGPIKGVKEAPIHADAPEFVDQSTQAEVLETGIKVVDLLAPYARGGKIGLFGGAGVGKTVLIQELINNIAKAHGGYSVFTGVGERTREGNDLYHEMRETGVINLEGDSKVALVFGQMNEPPGARARVALTGLTIAEYFRDEEGQDVLLFIDNIFRFTQAGSEVSALLGRIPSAVGYQPTLSTDMGGMQERITTTKKGSITSVQAVYVPADDLTDPAPATTFAHLDATTVLSRSIAELGIYPAVDPLDSKSRMLDPRVVGQKHYQIATRTQQILQSYKSLQDIIAILGMDELSEEDKLTVERARKIQRFMSQPFAVAQVFTGIEGRLVPLKDTVAAFEEILDGKHDHISENSFYMVGGIEDVKAKHEKALKEQGN, from the exons ATGACTCTCGTCTCTAGATCAGCTATCCGTCTTTCAAGACGAGGTGGTCAACAGCTCAGAAACGCTCGTGCAAACGCTGCTTTCTTCACAACTGCTGCCAACCAAGCTTCAAACGTTCTTCCAAAGTTcgctgcttcttcatcaagagtTCAAATCCCTAAATCTA CCGTAAACTCTGCTAGAACTTACGCTACCCCATCCAACCTCCAAACCGGTTCAATCAAAACCGTTATTGGTGCTGTCGTCGATGTCCACTTTGACTCTGAAAACCTCCCACCTATTCTTAACGCCCTCGATGTCCAATTCGCTGAAGGTCAAGAAAAACCTGAAGGTGGTCGACTTGTTCTCGAAGTTGCTCAACATTTAGGTGAAAACACCGTTAGATGTATTGCTATGGACGGTACTGGTGGTCTCGTTAGAGGTCAAAAAGTCGTTGATACCGGTGCTCCAATCAAGATTCCAGTCGGTCCCGCCACCCTCGG TCGAATCATGAACGTTATCGGTCAACCAATTGATCAAAGAGGTCCAATCAAAGGTGTAAAGGAAGCTCCTATCCACGCCGATGCCCCAGAATTCGTTGACCAATCTACCCAAGCTGAAGTCCTCGAAACTGGTATCAAAGTCGTCGATCTCCTTGCCCCTTACGCCAGAGGTGGTAAAATTGGTCTTTTCGGTGGTGCCGGTGTCGGTAAAACTGTATTGATTCAAGAACTCATTAACAACATTGCCAAAGCCCATGGTGGTTACTCCGTTTTCACCGGTGTCGGTGAAAGAACCAGAGAAGGTAACGATTTGTACCACGAAATGAGAGAAACCGGTGTCATCAACCTCGAAGGTGACTCCAAGGTCGCTCTTG TCTTCGGTCAAATGAACGAACCTCCTGGAGCTAGAGCCCGAGTTGCTCTTACCGGTCTTACCATTGCCGAATACTTCAGAGAcgaagaaggtcaagatgtGTTACTTTTCATTGACAACATTTTCCGATTCACCCAAGCCGGTTCTGAGGTATCTGCATTGTTAGGTCGTATCCCATCTGCTGTCGGTTACCAACCTACACTTTCCACCGATATGGGTGGTATGCAAGAGCgaattaccaccaccaaaaaaGGATCTATCACTTCAGTACAAGCCGTCTACGTACCAGCAGATGATTTAACTGATCCTGCTCCTGCCACCACTTTTGCACATTTAGATGCCACCACTGTGTTATCTCGATCAATTGCTGAGTTAGGTATCTACCCAGCTGTCGATCCTCTTGATTCTAAATCACGAATGTTAGATCCAAGAGTTGTTGGTCAAAAACACTACCAAATTGCCACCAGAACTCAACAAATCTTACAATCATACAAATCTTTACAAGATATCATTGCCATTTTAGGTATGGatgaattatctgaagaagataaattaactgtagaaagagcaagaaaaaTCCAAAGATTCATGTCACAACCTTTCGCTGTAGCTCAAGTTTTCACTGGTattgaaggtagattagTACCACTTAAAGATACCGTTGCCGCTTTCGAAGAAATTCTTGACGGTAAACACGATCACATTTCAGAAAACTCTTTCTACATGGTTGGTGGTATTGAAGATGTTAAAGCTAAACACGAGAAAGCTCTTAAAGAGCAAGGTAACTAA